A window of the Bradyrhizobium diazoefficiens genome harbors these coding sequences:
- the otsB gene encoding trehalose-phosphatase, producing MNSELAELDQKHTMSVDETPDAVPVPHALVPHLDETAILLDIDGTLLDLMPTPREVWVPPGLSETLNRLTERTSGALAMVSGRSLNDIDLIFAPDVFRAVAGHGAEMRLSIGNEADDVHAPPMDKELKRRLAAIAKLSPGILLEDKGYSLALHYRLAPHAEKAIYEAVSLIRADLPNAPIEVLPGKFVCEIKHSGFTKATGVRELMKHEPFKGRRPIFIGDDVTDETVFAIMPDMNGLSFSVGRRAIGVNGHFDAPNDVRAFLARLLDDTRLEDDPRLEDDTRLE from the coding sequence ATGAACTCGGAACTCGCTGAACTGGACCAGAAACACACCATGTCCGTCGATGAAACGCCCGACGCCGTGCCAGTGCCGCATGCACTCGTGCCGCATCTCGACGAGACCGCGATCCTGCTCGATATCGACGGCACGCTGCTCGATTTGATGCCGACGCCGCGCGAGGTGTGGGTGCCGCCGGGCTTGTCGGAAACGCTGAACCGGTTGACCGAGCGCACCTCGGGCGCGTTGGCCATGGTCAGCGGCCGCTCGCTCAACGACATCGATTTGATCTTTGCGCCCGATGTGTTTCGCGCCGTCGCTGGTCACGGTGCGGAAATGCGGCTGTCGATCGGCAATGAAGCCGACGACGTGCACGCGCCGCCGATGGATAAGGAGCTGAAGCGGCGCCTGGCCGCAATCGCAAAGCTCAGCCCCGGCATTCTGCTCGAGGACAAGGGCTATTCGCTGGCGCTGCATTACCGCCTCGCGCCGCATGCGGAGAAGGCGATCTACGAAGCCGTTTCGCTGATCCGCGCCGATCTGCCCAATGCGCCGATCGAGGTGCTGCCCGGCAAGTTCGTCTGCGAGATCAAGCATTCCGGTTTCACCAAGGCGACCGGCGTGCGCGAGCTGATGAAGCATGAGCCCTTCAAGGGGCGCCGTCCGATCTTCATCGGCGACGACGTCACCGACGAAACCGTGTTCGCGATCATGCCCGACATGAACGGGCTTTCCTTCTCGGTCGGCCGTCGCGCCATCGGCGTCAACGGTCACTTTGATGCGCCGAACGACGTGCGTGCGTTCCTCGCGCGCCTGCTCGACGATACAAGGCTGGAAGACGATCCAAGGTTGGAAGACGATACAAGGTTGGAATAA
- a CDS encoding methyl-accepting chemotaxis protein: MSVTSKPSSSKLFTLRFRAKIILGFVAVLAILAVSMAFAYFGFERIAGAVASYRTSVAEADLARTIDRELIGYQGLTRAYTLTGAADDETAAKTAEENLKAAIAKSMSATTGAARREQVSKLEAEFQRFAKVFGEIITLTRENNKIATDELNSVGNKIRFKFDDLADTAALAGLASVQTTAKDITSQYLAVSTSVSSFVAKPEPKTADGVVARIKFLETLLVSIYANDQKITDRVTEIGGLLKQYRTSFAKLSDNVKIIVKSNGEMTKTAASILKLSGELRSDLSADQQRIEASANVTIGETERLMLMLALGGLAVGAVLALMLGNGISRPMIAMCKAMRELASGNFDVVLPGLGRKDEIGEMAGAVEEFKVQAVAKAERDAAASEAQNKEQAASRRGELIRFADDFESAVGAIVSNVSASAVQLESSASTLTRTAETTQTLSSQVAGVSEQASSNMQSVATATEELSASVEEIGRQVRDSSRIAEAAVTQAKETDSRIGKLSHAAQQIGEVVKLITAIAEQTNLLALNATIEAARAGEAGRGFAVVASEVKSLASQTAKATDEISSHITGMQGATAESVAAIKEIGATIGQISSISTSIASAVEQQGAATQEIARSVQTVALGTQTAATDIGQVNRGAAETGSASEEVLNSAKTLSSESTRLRAELDRFMANIRAA; encoded by the coding sequence ATGTCCGTGACGTCGAAGCCGAGCTCATCGAAGCTCTTCACCTTGCGTTTTCGTGCAAAAATCATCCTCGGCTTCGTGGCGGTGCTGGCCATCCTCGCCGTCAGCATGGCATTTGCCTATTTCGGCTTCGAGCGAATCGCAGGCGCCGTCGCCTCCTACCGGACCAGCGTGGCGGAAGCAGACCTGGCGCGGACCATCGATCGCGAATTGATCGGCTATCAGGGGCTGACCCGGGCCTACACGCTGACCGGCGCCGCAGACGACGAAACGGCGGCGAAAACGGCCGAGGAGAATCTCAAGGCAGCGATCGCCAAGTCGATGTCGGCCACGACAGGCGCGGCGCGTCGCGAGCAGGTCAGCAAGCTCGAGGCCGAGTTCCAGCGCTTCGCAAAGGTTTTCGGCGAGATCATCACGCTGACGCGTGAGAACAACAAAATTGCGACCGACGAGCTCAACAGCGTCGGCAACAAGATCCGCTTCAAGTTCGACGACCTCGCGGATACCGCGGCGCTTGCCGGGCTCGCATCGGTCCAGACCACGGCCAAGGACATCACCTCGCAATATCTCGCGGTCTCCACCTCGGTCAGCTCCTTCGTCGCCAAGCCGGAGCCGAAAACCGCCGACGGCGTGGTCGCCCGCATCAAGTTCCTGGAGACGCTGCTGGTCTCGATCTATGCCAACGACCAGAAGATTACCGACCGTGTCACCGAGATCGGTGGTCTGCTGAAGCAATATCGCACGTCGTTTGCAAAGCTCTCAGACAACGTGAAAATCATCGTCAAGTCGAACGGCGAGATGACCAAGACGGCCGCGTCCATCCTCAAGCTCTCGGGCGAGTTGCGGTCGGACCTGTCGGCCGATCAGCAGCGCATCGAGGCGAGCGCCAACGTGACGATCGGGGAGACCGAGCGGCTGATGCTGATGCTGGCGCTGGGTGGTCTTGCTGTCGGCGCGGTGCTGGCCCTGATGCTCGGCAATGGCATCTCGCGGCCGATGATCGCGATGTGCAAGGCGATGCGCGAGCTGGCCTCGGGCAATTTCGACGTCGTGCTGCCGGGCCTCGGCCGCAAGGACGAGATCGGCGAAATGGCCGGTGCGGTCGAGGAGTTCAAGGTTCAGGCCGTGGCCAAGGCCGAGCGCGATGCCGCCGCCAGCGAAGCCCAGAACAAGGAGCAGGCAGCCAGCCGCCGCGGCGAGCTGATCCGCTTTGCCGATGATTTCGAGAGCGCCGTCGGTGCCATCGTGTCGAATGTCTCGGCCTCCGCCGTGCAGCTCGAATCTTCGGCTTCCACGCTGACCCGCACCGCTGAGACCACGCAGACGCTGTCGAGCCAGGTCGCCGGCGTCTCCGAGCAGGCCTCGAGCAACATGCAGTCGGTGGCAACCGCCACGGAAGAGCTCTCGGCCTCGGTCGAGGAGATCGGTCGTCAGGTCCGCGATTCCAGCCGGATCGCCGAAGCCGCCGTCACGCAGGCCAAGGAAACCGACAGCCGCATCGGCAAACTGTCGCATGCCGCCCAGCAGATCGGCGAGGTGGTCAAGTTGATCACGGCGATCGCCGAGCAGACCAATCTTCTGGCACTCAACGCCACCATCGAAGCGGCCCGCGCTGGTGAAGCCGGCCGCGGCTTTGCGGTGGTCGCGAGCGAAGTGAAGTCGCTGGCGAGCCAGACGGCGAAAGCCACCGACGAGATTTCGTCGCACATCACAGGGATGCAGGGCGCCACTGCCGAATCGGTCGCCGCGATCAAGGAGATCGGCGCCACCATCGGCCAGATCTCGTCGATCTCGACCTCGATTGCGAGTGCCGTCGAGCAGCAGGGCGCCGCGACGCAGGAGATCGCCCGCAGCGTCCAGACCGTCGCCCTGGGCACCCAGACCGCTGCCACCGACATCGGCCAAGTCAACCGCGGCGCCGCCGAAACCGGCTCGGCCTCGGAAGAGGTGCTGAACTCGGCGAAGACGCTGTCGAGCGAAAGTACCCGGTTGCGTGCCGAACTCGACCGCTTCATGGCGAACATCCGGGCGGCGTAG
- a CDS encoding methyl-accepting chemotaxis protein, with protein MSGRIASPSKRSMFPTLRFRAKIVLGFAAVLVISAGSMAFAYFGFERVSSDVGSYRSSVSEADLARNIDRELLGYRSAVKYFVVTGKEDDAKAALDAEASLKSAIDQAVKSAKAPARQDSLDKLAKEFANFSATFAKVLQAKRDSTLLVQNQLSRNANLLKYKLDDIGNNASDSEAQAIEFGTKQVNAQFQTASAAATNFVLTSDQATATSALARLKFVENSLGAVYSMDDKIVAGLKDAKTILVAYRDALEKLIANAKLVDDLVTEMSGSAGAILRGASAMKADLVAEQQRLDSESEATIGKTEQLVLMLAVGGTLLGAILAFLLGTGISRPMIAMCKAMRELASGNFDVVLPGLGRKDEIGEMAGAVEEFKVQAVAKAERDAAASEAQNREASSARRGELIRFADDFESAVGAIVSNVSASAVQLESSASTLTRTAETTQTLSSQVAGVSEQASSNMQSVATATEELSASVEEIGRQVRDSSRIAEAAVVQAKETDGRIGKLSHAAQQIGEVVKLITAIAEQTNLLALNATIEAARAGEAGRGFAVVASEVKSLASQTAKATDEISSHITGMQGATAESVAAIKEIGATIGKISSISTSIASAVEEQGAATQEIARSVQNVAQGTQTAATDIGQVNRGAAETGSASEEVLNSAKTLSSESTRLRAELDRFMANIRAA; from the coding sequence ATGTCCGGGCGTATCGCGTCGCCGTCCAAGCGCAGCATGTTTCCGACCCTCCGGTTCCGTGCCAAGATCGTCCTCGGCTTTGCCGCCGTGCTGGTGATCTCCGCCGGCAGCATGGCCTTCGCCTATTTCGGCTTCGAGCGGGTCTCATCCGACGTCGGGTCCTATCGCTCGAGCGTCTCGGAGGCCGATCTCGCCCGCAACATCGACCGCGAGCTGCTCGGCTACCGTTCGGCCGTCAAATATTTCGTCGTCACCGGCAAGGAAGATGACGCCAAGGCGGCGCTCGATGCCGAAGCCAGCCTGAAGAGCGCGATCGACCAGGCCGTCAAGAGCGCCAAGGCCCCGGCACGGCAGGACAGCCTCGACAAGCTCGCCAAGGAGTTTGCGAATTTCTCCGCGACCTTCGCCAAGGTCCTCCAGGCCAAGCGCGACAGCACGCTGCTGGTGCAGAACCAGCTGTCGCGCAACGCCAATCTCCTGAAATACAAGCTCGACGATATCGGCAACAACGCCTCCGACTCCGAGGCCCAGGCCATCGAATTCGGCACCAAGCAGGTCAACGCCCAGTTCCAGACCGCAAGCGCGGCGGCGACCAATTTCGTGCTGACGTCCGACCAGGCGACCGCGACCAGCGCACTGGCGCGGCTGAAATTCGTCGAGAATTCGCTCGGCGCGGTCTATTCCATGGACGACAAGATCGTCGCCGGCCTGAAGGACGCCAAGACCATCCTCGTCGCCTATCGCGACGCGCTTGAAAAGCTGATCGCCAACGCCAAGTTGGTCGATGACCTCGTCACCGAGATGAGCGGCTCGGCGGGCGCGATCCTTCGGGGCGCCTCTGCCATGAAGGCGGACCTGGTCGCCGAACAGCAGCGGCTGGATTCGGAGTCGGAAGCGACCATCGGGAAGACCGAGCAACTGGTGCTGATGCTCGCCGTCGGCGGCACGCTGCTCGGCGCGATCCTCGCTTTCCTGCTCGGCACCGGCATCTCACGGCCGATGATCGCGATGTGCAAGGCGATGCGTGAACTGGCCTCGGGCAATTTCGACGTCGTGCTGCCGGGCCTCGGCCGCAAGGACGAGATCGGCGAGATGGCCGGTGCGGTCGAGGAGTTCAAGGTTCAGGCGGTCGCCAAGGCCGAGCGGGATGCCGCCGCCAGCGAAGCCCAGAACAGGGAGGCGAGCTCTGCCCGCCGCGGCGAGCTGATCCGCTTTGCCGATGATTTCGAGAGCGCCGTCGGTGCCATCGTCTCGAACGTCTCGGCCTCCGCCGTGCAGCTCGAATCCTCGGCCTCCACGCTGACCCGTACCGCTGAGACCACGCAGACGCTGTCGAGCCAGGTCGCCGGCGTCTCCGAGCAGGCCTCGAGCAACATGCAGTCGGTCGCAACCGCCACGGAAGAGCTCTCGGCCTCGGTCGAAGAGATCGGTCGTCAGGTCCGCGATTCCAGCCGGATCGCCGAAGCCGCCGTGGTGCAGGCCAAGGAGACTGATGGCCGCATCGGAAAATTGTCGCATGCCGCCCAGCAGATCGGCGAGGTCGTCAAGCTGATCACGGCGATCGCTGAGCAGACCAATCTTCTGGCACTCAACGCCACCATCGAGGCGGCGCGCGCTGGTGAAGCCGGCCGCGGCTTTGCCGTGGTCGCGAGCGAAGTGAAGTCGTTGGCGAGCCAGACCGCCAAAGCGACGGACGAGATTTCCTCGCACATCACAGGCATGCAGGGCGCGACCGCCGAGTCGGTTGCCGCGATCAAGGAGATCGGCGCGACCATCGGCAAGATCTCGTCGATCTCGACCTCCATCGCCAGCGCGGTGGAAGAGCAGGGCGCCGCGACCCAGGAGATCGCCCGCAGCGTCCAGAACGTCGCCCAGGGTACCCAGACCGCCGCCACCGACATCGGCCAGGTCAACCGCGGCGCCGCCGAAACCGGCTCGGCCTCGGAAGAGGTGCTGAACTCGGCGAAGACGCTCTCCAGCGAAAGCACCCGTCTCCGCGCCGAGCTCGATCGGTTCATGGCGAATATCCGGGCGGCATAG
- a CDS encoding MFS transporter → MELQQSPALNDGPAVSPAAATDRIVETSIPARLDALSWSGFHTRVVLALGITWILDGLEVTLAGALSGALKQSPTLHFSNLDLGIANSAYLAGAVLGALGFGWLTDRIGRKKLFFITLALYLSATAATALSWDIASYALFRFLTGAGIGGEYTAINSTIQELVPARYRGWTDLVINGSFWIGAAMGAVAAIVLLDPAVIDPDLGWRLAYLIGATIGLVVLLMRMWIPESPRWLMIHGRPDQAHKIVDDIERSVIGHDQDVGGTRFPKVRLKMRDHTPISEVVHTLFFTYRQRALVGLVLMVAQAFFYNAIFFTFALVLTDFYGISADHVGWYLLPFAAGNFLGPLLLGRLFDTLGRRAMIMFTYGVSGLLLAVSGYLFSIGALSAQGQTIAWMVIFFFASPAASAAYLTVSETFPLEVRALAIAVFYAVGTGIGGVVGPALFGVLIDTGSRNSVFAGYLLGAFLMIAAAIVAWRYAISAERQSLEQVARPLAFME, encoded by the coding sequence ATGGAATTGCAGCAGAGCCCAGCGCTGAATGATGGACCTGCAGTCTCGCCGGCGGCTGCGACCGATCGCATCGTCGAGACCAGCATCCCCGCGCGGCTCGACGCGCTGTCCTGGAGCGGCTTTCACACCCGTGTGGTGCTGGCGCTTGGGATCACCTGGATTCTCGACGGGCTTGAGGTGACGTTGGCCGGGGCGCTCTCGGGCGCGCTGAAGCAGAGCCCGACGCTGCACTTTTCCAATCTGGATCTCGGTATCGCCAACTCCGCCTACCTTGCAGGCGCCGTCCTTGGCGCGCTCGGCTTTGGCTGGCTGACCGATCGCATCGGCCGCAAAAAACTGTTCTTCATCACGCTCGCACTCTATCTCTCCGCGACGGCTGCGACCGCACTGTCCTGGGATATCGCAAGCTATGCGCTGTTCCGATTCCTGACGGGTGCCGGCATCGGCGGCGAATACACCGCGATCAACTCGACCATCCAGGAACTGGTACCCGCACGCTACCGCGGCTGGACTGATTTGGTCATTAACGGCAGTTTCTGGATCGGCGCGGCGATGGGCGCGGTCGCAGCCATCGTGCTGCTTGACCCCGCGGTGATCGACCCCGACCTCGGCTGGCGTCTTGCCTATCTCATCGGCGCAACCATCGGTCTCGTCGTGCTTTTGATGCGGATGTGGATCCCGGAAAGCCCGCGCTGGCTGATGATCCATGGCCGCCCGGACCAGGCCCACAAGATCGTCGACGACATTGAGCGCTCTGTGATCGGACACGACCAGGACGTGGGCGGCACTCGATTCCCCAAGGTGCGCCTGAAGATGCGCGATCACACCCCGATCAGCGAGGTCGTGCACACGCTGTTCTTCACCTATCGTCAGCGCGCGCTGGTCGGCCTCGTGCTGATGGTCGCGCAGGCCTTCTTCTACAACGCGATCTTCTTCACTTTCGCGCTGGTGCTGACCGATTTCTACGGCATCAGCGCCGATCATGTCGGCTGGTACCTACTGCCGTTCGCGGCCGGAAACTTCCTCGGGCCGCTGCTGCTCGGCCGTCTGTTCGACACGTTGGGCCGCCGCGCCATGATCATGTTCACCTATGGCGTCTCGGGCCTGCTGCTGGCGGTGTCGGGTTATCTGTTCTCGATCGGCGCGCTGAGCGCGCAGGGGCAGACCATCGCCTGGATGGTGATCTTCTTCTTTGCCTCGCCTGCGGCGAGTGCCGCCTATCTCACGGTGAGCGAAACATTCCCGCTCGAAGTTCGCGCGCTGGCGATCGCCGTGTTTTATGCGGTGGGCACCGGCATCGGCGGCGTCGTAGGCCCGGCGCTGTTCGGCGTCCTGATCGACACGGGATCACGCAACAGCGTGTTCGCCGGCTATTTGCTGGGGGCCTTCCTGATGATCGCGGCTGCGATCGTGGCGTGGCGCTATGCCATCTCCGCGGAGCGTCAATCGCTCGAACAAGTCGCGCGGCCGCTCGCCTTTATGGAGTAG
- a CDS encoding xanthine dehydrogenase family protein molybdopterin-binding subunit: MGVEGIGARVVRKEDKRFITGKGRYVDDIKLLGMTHAHFIRSPHAHAKVKKIDSSAALKMPGVVAVLTGQELVDDKVGNLICGWAITSKDGSPMKMGAWPAMAPETVRFVGQAVAVVIADSKNLARDAAEAVVVDYEELPVVADIHAAIKAGAPQLHPEAPGNQVYDWVIGDEGATDAAFAKAANVVKLDVTNNRLAPNAMEPRAAIADYDAAEEHFTLYTTSQNPHVARLVLSAFYNIAPEHKLRVIAPDVGGGFGSKIFIYPEEMVALWASKKVGRPVKWTGDRTEAFLTDAHGRDHVTHAEMAFDANNKITGLKVKTYANFGAYMSLFSSSVPTYLYATLLSGQYNIPAIHAEVVGVYTNTTPVDAYRGAGRPEASYLIERLMETAARQLKVDPAQLRRTNFITQFPHQTPVIMAYDTGDFNASLDAVMKAIDYAGFAARKAQAKSQGKLRGIGVSCYIEACGIAPSKAVGSLGAGVGLWESAEVRVNPVGTIEILTGSHSHGQGHETTFCQLVAERLGVPISQISIVHGDTDKVQFGMGTYGSRSAAVGLTAILKAMEKMESKAKKIAAHALEASEADIVIENGEFKVTGTDKAIALPMVALAAYTAHNLPDGMEPGLKESAFYDPSNFTFPAGAYICELEVDPGTGKTSFVNFVAADDFGRLINPMIVEGQVHGGLAQGIGQALLEHAIYDANGQPVTASFMDYSMPRADDLPSFNLSHTTTLCPGNPLGIKGCGEAGAIGASAAVINAITDAIGKNNLEMPATPDRVWRTIHAA; the protein is encoded by the coding sequence ATGGGTGTTGAAGGCATCGGCGCGCGCGTCGTGCGCAAGGAAGACAAGCGTTTCATTACCGGCAAGGGCCGGTACGTCGACGACATCAAATTGCTGGGCATGACCCATGCCCATTTCATCCGCAGCCCGCACGCGCACGCCAAGGTGAAGAAGATCGACTCTTCCGCCGCGCTGAAGATGCCGGGCGTGGTCGCGGTGCTCACCGGGCAAGAGCTGGTCGACGACAAGGTCGGCAACCTCATCTGCGGCTGGGCCATCACCTCCAAGGACGGCAGCCCGATGAAGATGGGCGCATGGCCGGCGATGGCGCCGGAGACCGTGCGCTTCGTCGGCCAGGCCGTCGCGGTCGTGATCGCCGACAGCAAAAATCTCGCGCGCGACGCGGCCGAGGCCGTGGTCGTGGATTATGAAGAGCTTCCGGTGGTCGCCGACATTCACGCTGCGATCAAGGCCGGCGCGCCGCAGCTCCATCCCGAAGCCCCCGGCAACCAGGTTTATGACTGGGTGATCGGCGACGAGGGTGCAACGGACGCCGCCTTCGCCAAGGCCGCCAACGTCGTGAAGCTCGACGTCACCAACAACCGTCTCGCGCCGAACGCGATGGAGCCGCGCGCGGCGATTGCCGATTACGACGCGGCGGAAGAGCACTTCACGCTCTATACGACGTCGCAGAACCCGCACGTCGCCCGTCTCGTGCTGTCGGCGTTCTACAACATCGCCCCCGAGCACAAGCTGCGCGTGATCGCGCCCGACGTCGGCGGCGGCTTCGGCTCGAAGATCTTCATCTATCCGGAAGAGATGGTGGCCCTGTGGGCCTCGAAGAAAGTCGGCCGCCCCGTGAAATGGACCGGCGACCGCACCGAAGCCTTCCTCACCGACGCACATGGCCGCGACCACGTGACCCATGCCGAGATGGCGTTCGACGCCAACAACAAGATCACCGGCTTGAAGGTGAAGACCTACGCGAATTTCGGCGCCTATATGTCGCTGTTCTCGTCGTCGGTGCCGACCTATCTCTACGCAACGCTGCTGTCGGGCCAGTACAACATCCCGGCGATCCATGCCGAGGTGGTCGGGGTCTACACCAACACCACGCCGGTCGACGCCTATCGCGGCGCGGGCCGCCCCGAGGCGAGCTATCTGATCGAACGGTTGATGGAGACGGCGGCGCGGCAGCTCAAGGTCGATCCGGCCCAGCTGCGCCGGACCAACTTCATCACCCAGTTCCCGCACCAGACGCCGGTGATCATGGCCTATGACACCGGCGACTTTAATGCCTCTCTCGACGCCGTGATGAAGGCGATCGACTATGCCGGCTTCGCCGCCCGCAAGGCGCAAGCCAAGTCGCAAGGCAAGCTGCGCGGCATCGGCGTATCCTGCTACATCGAGGCCTGCGGCATCGCGCCGTCAAAGGCCGTCGGTAGTCTCGGCGCCGGCGTCGGCCTGTGGGAATCGGCCGAAGTGCGCGTCAACCCGGTCGGTACCATCGAGATCCTCACGGGCTCGCACAGCCACGGCCAGGGTCACGAGACCACCTTCTGCCAGCTCGTTGCGGAGCGCTTGGGCGTTCCCATCAGCCAGATCTCGATCGTCCATGGCGACACCGACAAGGTGCAGTTCGGCATGGGCACCTACGGCTCGCGCTCCGCGGCCGTCGGTCTCACCGCGATTCTGAAGGCCATGGAGAAGATGGAATCCAAGGCCAAGAAGATCGCCGCGCATGCGCTGGAGGCCTCCGAGGCCGACATCGTCATCGAGAACGGCGAGTTCAAGGTGACGGGCACCGACAAGGCGATCGCCCTGCCGATGGTCGCGCTCGCAGCCTACACCGCGCACAATCTGCCTGACGGGATGGAGCCGGGCCTGAAGGAGAGCGCCTTCTACGACCCCTCCAACTTCACCTTCCCCGCCGGCGCCTATATCTGCGAGCTCGAGGTCGATCCCGGCACGGGCAAGACCTCCTTCGTCAACTTCGTCGCAGCCGACGATTTCGGCCGGCTGATCAACCCGATGATCGTCGAAGGCCAGGTCCATGGCGGCCTTGCCCAGGGCATCGGACAAGCACTGCTCGAGCACGCCATCTACGATGCCAACGGCCAGCCGGTCACGGCTTCGTTCATGGACTACTCCATGCCGCGCGCCGACGACCTGCCCTCGTTCAACCTCTCGCACACCACGACGCTGTGCCCGGGCAATCCGCTCGGCATCAAGGGTTGCGGTGAGGCCGGCGCAATCGGCGCCTCCGCGGCCGTGATCAACGCGATCACGGACGCGATCGGCAAGAACAACCTGGAAATGCCCGCAACCCCGGATCGGGTGTGGCGCACGATCCACGCGGCTTGA
- a CDS encoding (2Fe-2S)-binding protein: MSTVKLTVNGKAVAVDVEDRTLLVHLLRDHLNLTGTHVGCDTSQCGACVVHMDGKAVKSCTMLAGQADGANVTTIEGIAKGDELHPMQAAFRDNHGLQCGYCTPGMIMSAIDIVHRHGGELDETTVRHELEGNICRCTGYHNIVKAVLDAAGRMKVSQAAE, translated from the coding sequence GTGTCTACAGTCAAACTGACGGTGAACGGCAAGGCCGTTGCTGTCGACGTCGAGGACCGCACGCTGCTGGTCCATCTCCTGCGCGACCATCTTAACCTCACCGGAACCCATGTCGGCTGCGACACCAGCCAGTGCGGCGCTTGCGTCGTGCATATGGACGGCAAGGCGGTGAAGTCCTGCACCATGCTGGCGGGTCAGGCTGACGGCGCCAACGTCACCACGATCGAAGGCATCGCCAAGGGCGACGAGTTGCATCCGATGCAGGCTGCCTTCCGCGACAATCACGGCCTGCAGTGCGGCTATTGCACGCCGGGCATGATCATGTCGGCGATCGACATCGTGCACCGCCATGGTGGCGAGCTCGACGAGACCACGGTCCGCCACGAGCTCGAAGGCAATATCTGCCGCTGCACCGGCTACCACAACATCGTCAAAGCCGTGCTGGACGCAGCCGGACGCATGAAGGTCTCGCAGGCGGCCGAGTAA
- a CDS encoding DUF3175 domain-containing protein, whose translation MAHVRKTTHSRKTASRKKTSARRSTTRKSTKRATPKRWSQRVTKESDALDLKRGVFKLTSPKRIAASLKRSAEHSTRRKTGAYRSALSMLTFYINRAGKTLPKTQRERLEKAKVELKRAFGRE comes from the coding sequence ATGGCTCATGTCAGAAAGACGACACATTCGCGCAAAACCGCGAGCCGCAAGAAGACCAGCGCAAGGCGCAGCACCACACGCAAGAGCACAAAGCGCGCCACGCCAAAACGCTGGTCGCAGCGTGTGACAAAGGAGAGCGACGCGCTCGACCTCAAGCGCGGCGTGTTCAAGCTTACGAGCCCGAAACGGATCGCGGCCTCGCTGAAGCGCTCCGCCGAGCACAGCACGCGCCGCAAGACCGGCGCCTATCGCTCGGCGCTGTCGATGCTGACGTTCTATATCAATCGCGCCGGCAAGACGTTGCCGAAGACGCAGCGTGAGCGGCTGGAGAAGGCGAAGGTGGAGTTGAAGCGGGCGTTCGGGAGGGAGTGA